The Setaria viridis chromosome 6, Setaria_viridis_v4.0, whole genome shotgun sequence genome includes the window GAACGGAACGATTCGCTCCTGctctgtttcttcttctccctgACCTTCCGTATTCGACCGCCGCTTGAGATCTCAACGCCGGCGACAGTAACAACAATCAAGGTTCCTTCCACCACCTGGAGaggcctccttcctcctctttccCTCCCGTCCGGACTTGGGATCCGTTCCTTCCGCTGTTGGTGAGTCACCTAGGCTTTCTTGGACGGATTATTCCCGGATCTCTTTGTTTCTGCCAAATCCGACTCTCCGTGCTTTGATTGTTCTTCAGCGAGAGGAAAATTGATCACCCAAGGCGCGAGCACAATTAATTTGCTAAGATTTCCAGTGGTCTGGCTGGACCCCTCATGCCCCAGGTCAGGCTCGTCACTTCTTCGACATGAGGCTCAACAAGGTGGAAGTGAACCTTAGAAGGCTGCTGGAGGCGGCTCCTCGTCAGCAGAATCCGGCTAAGCTTGTCCATGTATGTCCACGTTGTTCATACGAATTCCTTAGGTAGCTAGATTTTCCATCCCGCATTGGTTATGCTAGACACCTGTCTTTCTGAACTTCCTTtcaaggaagagaagaaatagATACAACCTCATTCTGGTTTGTTTCAGTGTCAGCATGTGATATCTGAATCTTTATCATTTTGATGGATTGAATGAACTGTATACTAAACACTGTTGGCTTCCATTCAATTGCAGTATGTTACCACAGCCAGGGAGCTATTGGAGCAGCTAGGAGCAGAGACCACACCAGAAGGGATATCAAGGTGCGTTTTTCCGCGATGGCTGAGAGCTTTTTGGAACACTGATATAGTGATATACTGGCCGTGACCCAGTTAATGCATGTAAAAAAAATCTATAGTTTAGTGGAAATGGAAAAGCAGTTGCCATTTGACAGTACCAAACAAAAACTTTAAGATTTATCTGTCCATTGTAAAATTTTTATGCATAGATCTTACCAGTGCATCAGTATAACCTTCGTTCTTTTGCATTTGCGTTAGAATCTTGACGTCTGTGCTGGTAGTTCTGGCTGTTAATTAGTGACTGCACCCTGCTGGCATATTCTTTGGCTGACTGCCTGTGAGAAGACACAAATAAGGACAACATTTTCAGAATTACACCACCTTTCCTATAATCTGGATACAAGTGGGTTCACTAACATAGCTTCCAGAACAATCCTTCTTGTTTCATGAAAAGCTCCTTGTTCAGCACTTCACAAATGCATGTTTTTCTTCCAGATTCACTAAAATGCTGTTTCTGAAATCTGGACAGTCTTTTTGTAGAGATATGTTCTATCTCGCATCTCCCAAAACATATACAAAGTTAACTGTCATAAGTTTCTGTCATTTGCATTTTTATGATAACAGTCTTTGAGATACTGGCCTTGCCTTTTACATGTATCTGGTCCCGTGGTATTACTTATTGGTTCAGAAAAGCAACCGTCTCTCTGTGTTAAAAACTTTCAATTTACTGCTTATGTTTACTTTTTCCATGAGTAGAAGAACATGTTTTTAATGAGTTTGTCCTTTTTCAGTGTTTCTAAAGCTAAGCTTTCTGAATATTCAGAAAAGATTGAAGCACTTGCTGCCAGGCTAGCAGCTTCAGTGGTATGTTATTACTGCATCGATTCAATTTTTCCTCCTTACCATTCTTATTTTATTTGCCGGTTCTTCATAGGATTCAAAGCTACTATGGCTGATGTTGTTGTCAACTTTTTTAGCTGAACCTTTATCTCATACAGCTTTTAGCTACGCTTCTTATTTCTATATTACTGTTGGTGCAGCCTGAAAATGAAAAGCCAGATGTTGAAAGCAGAGAAGAAGAAATCTCTGAGGAAATAGCTAAGGCAGAAAGCCCAATATCTTTATCATCAGGATTGCGAAGGAGATCAGCGTAAGTTAAAATTGGTGTCCACCTTTTCTTACTGTTACAACTACTGAACTAACAGAAGAAACTAAATAGAGCTCATGTCGAGGTTCGTGCAAGCCAACAGGAGAGGAAAGGAGATATCGGTGCACCTATCAAATTGGATGCAGAAGCTCAGGCTCACATCGAGAAGCACAGGTATCCTACTTTCCTTAAGTTTCATACATATCTGGGTCTCCAGCTCAATCCCCTCGTTGCTCTTTTCCACAGTTTCTCTATTGCACCCAAGCAAACCATTACAGGGTCCATTCATTTTACTGTATTGACTGGATGCTCTGTTGGAAGCCATAACCTGTGCCATGTTTGACTATTAGCTTCATCTTCTCCCAAATGTTTTAAGATCTATGCATTGAATTTTTTGGCCTTGCACAAGGTCATCAAATGAATATACACTGGCTGTGTTCTTTTTCTCTTACTGTTACCTGATCTTCTTACTGCACAGGAAGCTGCAAGAAGATTTAACTGATGAAATGGTCGAGTTAGCACGGCAGCTGAAGGAAAGTAGCCTTATGATGAACCAATCTGTGCAAGAGACGGAGAAGGTATGTTTCTTTCATTCAGTCCTTTACAGCTTTCTGTTGTATTTAACATTGGGTTTTATGCGGATAAAGTTTATTGGGGTGATACTGCAACGAAGATCTCCTACAGTTGGGTGCTTGTTGAGAAAATTGAAATTTTTGCTGATGCAGATCCTTGATTCCACCGAGAGGGCCGTGGAGCATAGCTTGGCGAGTACCGGCCGCGCAACCTCGCGAGCGGCGGAGGTCTACTCGCTGACTTCCAAGACGACGTGCTTCCAGTGGCTGCTCATCCTTGTGATGACCTGCGTGTTTGTAATGGTGGTTCTGCTCATACGGATCACTTAGCTTGAAGGACGagtgcggcagcagcagcgggcaCTCTCGTCTACTCGTCTTTGTTTCATGGGTTCTAACATGATCAGAAATCCCCAATTCAGGAGTGTAGCCTCACAGCAAGACGGACGGTGTGCCGTGGATCAATGTGCTCTTTCGTGTTGCGGGATGATAGCTGCGTGTAATCTGTATAAAACTGGATGATTGCTGCGTGTAATCTGTATAAAACCGGTGATTGCTGTTTTCCTATTTCGTAATCGTTGGTCAGCCAAATTACCTCCGAGAGAATGTGACCAAGACCCCGGAGCTTACAAAGTAACGGTACAACCTTTTCTTTTAGGGACattaaagcataaaacaaacatGTCGCAAAATACACAACTAGTACAACAAAAAGTTACAAGCTATACACATCTGGATGCCGCGACAGCTGATCATATGCATGCATACCTGTCATGTCTCAACACTTCTGTCAAACACTCTAAACATggattcgcaaaaaaaaaaaaaacactctaaACATCGCAGGAATTCTGACGACAAGGACACACCCGGCCGATCACTCAAGTCAGCCCACGGTCATCACCTGCCTGCCGCCGGCGACAACGACCGCCACCGTCCGGTGCTGCGCCGCCCACACGATACCGCCGGCGCCCCCGACCGCCGTCCGCCTctcgccggccatctcccgcTCGATCGCCGCGACGGCGCGCGCGAACGCGGCGGCGTCGCAGGGCAGCTCGAGCGGGCCGTCCGCCGCGTAGCCGTAGGGCCCGCGcgcctcctcggcctcctccagcAGCGCCCGGAACAGGCGGTGGTTGACGCACTCGGCCCGGACCACGAATCGCTCCCTCGCCGGGCCCACGTACACCGCCAGGCAGCCCTCCGGCGGTCGGCCGCGAGCCTTCTTGGACGACCGGCACCGGTCCAGCAGGGCCCTCATGGCTCTGATCTCTTTCATCCACGCACAACTGCACAAGAATCTTTTAGCTTGGCTAGGTAGGAACACACAGCAGAGTAGATTGAGTGTGAGAGAGTGGTAGCACTGATCTAGTGAAGGTTGCCAACGTGTTGGGAGGAATCTTCAGGTTCAGGCTCCATGCATCAAGGCCTTGATTTTATCCATTTTTGTGTcactctgaactctgaaagtGTTCTTAATTTGTTGCGGATTTGCTTGTTGATGGCACAAAAAGATAGACAGATAGTAGTGATGTATTGAGAGGATTAGTGGAAATTTAAAGTTTGGTGTTGTGGAGAGGGTCTGGAGAGTGCTGCAACTGCACAGTGTGTATATACTGTGCTACCCATGTAGGTCTTGACTCTAACCGTGTGATGATAGCTTTGAGATTTAGGAGCAGGTGATGAGATACTTTGGTGTTCCAGCTGCTCCATGATAAAAAATTGGAGGATTAGGTTCTTTTAATCTGGACCTTGCGTCCTTGCACTGCCTTCTGATTGCAATATGTCCGAAACGAGGTACAGGATTGGAAATTTTTTTGTGCTACTGCAAAACCAGAGTCCATCCATCGCCCATTGTCAACTCAGGCGCACCAATGACTTCATGGCAATTATGCAGTTGGTCTACACTGATGCAACATGATTATTGGTTGCAAGCTGACTCAGCTAGAGCAGCTATACTCTCGGCGTGGACAGCAGAGGTTTACTTTAAGACATCAACTTCGAGATCAAGATTTTGCTTTGCCGGTTGGTTTGTCAGCTTGTGCCTAGATTTGCCAACAAAATCACTAGACTACGCAGAATTGACATGCAGTGCCCGAGGGTTTAACACCTGGATTTGTGCATGTCTTGATCATGCATGAGTTGTTTACATATCAACGGACAGTGGAATGCATAATTGCACGAGAGAAGAAGAAACGAGGACCACGGATTCGGAGTACCGAGTACACTACATTTACTGTGacattactactccctccgtcctatcTACTACTCCCTTCATCCTAGAATATAGCTATGTTTAGATATTTTTAAAGTCAAAATTTttaaactttgaccaacaatatctctaaaaataatttattttgaatagaaaaggttacatgttataatagttggtttcaCGATATATCTACTGATACCATTTTTATATTAGGATTATTAGTCTCTATGATTATTTCACTATTTATTGTTAAAATTGAAGAGATTTGATTTTGAAAAAGTCTAAACATAGCTATATTATGGGATGGCAGGAGTACTTCAATTATTTAGAGAAAGTTAAGGCATGGTTTTGACTTGGGAGTCCATTCCCTTTCCTTTTGACTTGGGCCttttatattttgttttttcaaaaaaaagtattGTCAAGATCTAAAAATATTTAGATTTTTCCAAGTTAATTATCGCCCTTATCGCCAATTGTATTGGTGGTACGTCCCCTTCATGCAGAGCACGCATGAAAAGAAGTATAAAATTTCATATGAAGTCACATAGAGATGAATTTTGTATGAAAATTATAGATCTCAACGAAGATGGTAGATCTCGATCAAAATTGTAGACTGGGGATCACATGCATCAATGGCAAAGCTGACTCTTTCTGGTGGTCGATGCGCGCGCACACAAAGAACAACACGACTTAATTTTGGTGATGCGGCCCACACAGCCCACACAGCTCACGTCGTTTCCTCATacattgtactccctccgttcctaattatagatcattttgacaTTCTATGttcataatttttctatgtatatagatatacactatatttagatacatagtaaaattatgtatctagaaaaaaaaaagctaaaacgaggGAGCAACTAATAATAGCAAAAGATCACTAGCCAAGATTATACTGTGCTAACATGCTCTCTGGCCCGGGAGCGCGTCAGCGTCACGCGGAGAGCAGGGACTCGCGCCGCGCCCTGCACACGACTTGGAAGCGTACGGCCTCGATGGCGCAGGGCAGGCGGTGGCAGATCTCGAGGAGCGCTTTGGCGGGGAGCTTGGCCCACGGCGgtgacgcgccgccgccgtcgtccatgGCTGCGGCCGGCGTGTCGACGGCCGTGGCATCGTGCCGTCCGACGTTGACGACGACTTGGATTTTGCCGGTGATTTCAGAAACACACACGAGACGTCGTTGCGCGTTACTGGGTAGATCGATCGATACTTATAGGCGTTTGTCATGGAAACTGCTGACTGCCGTGTCCAACTCTTGCTGTGGCAGGAGTTAGCAGTGTTGCCATTTGTGGGTACGATTAATTTGTCGCGACGAGTTTGGTCTCCACATTTGCCGCTAGGTGGGGCCTGATCCATGTATTCAAACACATGGAAACAAATTCGAAATCCGTGCTGTAAAATTTACGCAAAATCCACACGAGACCAATGTGCTCAAAATTAATAAGGAATCGCTGTAACTTGTGCTTCAATTCCGTTGTAATCACCACATGGCTTCTTCGTTGATAGGCAATCCAAATTCTGTATCAATCCTTGAGACCAGTTACTCATGAGCAGCCATATGTCCTTCGCAAACACACAGTACAGACATAAGTGAGCGGCAGTTTCAAAATCTTGATCACACAAACTGCAGGTTCGATGACAGGGCCAGTTCCTTGCTAGCAATTTATCAGCAGTAAGAAGCTTGCTTTGCACCAGCAACCATGCAAAGAACTTGTGCTTTCCTTCAGCGTGCGCTCTCCAAATTTAATCTCCTTGAAAGGTACTGTAAGACCCATTGAATTGAGCCAGATAAGACGACTTTGAAGTATAGGTTCCATCCGCTGTCCACCTCCAAGCTATCTCATCCGGCCTGTCAGACAGCACAGGAACATACTGTACTAGGTCCCATAGAATCACAAATTCAGCCATCTTCTCCACTGTAGACATACGCCATAGTCCCCTCGTCGATTGGCGCTCTACCTTGTAGCCAGCTCGACTGCCAGAAAGACGCTGTGGCACCATCACCCCGGACGGTAGACGACATGCCGTCCACCCCCAGGGTCCGACGGGGCGGCGACATTggcgacggccgcgccgccctgGCCTCCGCCGCCAGCAGTCCTAGGGTCAGAGGATAGTTTGCGACGTGTTCCAGCTTTGCAGGAAGAAGGGGCGATTGACTGTCTGCATCAGCATGGCCGACGCCGTCGCGGCGACGCGGTTTGACGccacggcgcgggcggcgaggtgccgcgccgcggcgctgtGCTCGTCCGGCCCCCTCGCCGTTCACGCGCTGGAagtgggcggcgacgggagggcTCCTCGGTGGGTACGGTGGCGAGAGAGCGCGGCCGTGGCATCGAACGTGTGTGCTTGTTCCTCTGCTGGGGGAGCAGTTTAGCCGTCGACGCTCCAGAGTTCGCCGGtgcggaggtgggcggcgggTGCGACTACTTCGTGGCAAGGCATCCAGACGAGCGGCCGGCAAGACATTACCTGTAAATGCTGATTCCAAAAGCCTATGACGCTgaagcggcgagcggccgggagCGCGTCGACGTCCAGACGAGCCCGGCAAGAAGCAAGGAGGTGAACACGCACATGGCGTGGAAGCCAACGaactcggcggcgccggcctggCTGCGGGCGATCGATCTCGCGGAGCACTTTGGCGAGGAGCTtggccgacgccggcgacgcgccgtcgtcgtcgtccatggcTGCGGCCGGCGAGTCGACGGAAATCTCCATGCAGTGTCGGCACACCTGACCTCGGAGCCGTTCAATTGTGCCAACATCCACGCCGTGGACGCCGGCACACAGCAGTATACGACGCTCCCTGACTCTGCCATACATGGGCGGCGGTTCttgccggcgctgccgccgcggcgcatGACAGCCCAGCCCGTCGTGGAGGGGAACCGCAAGTGATGTCGCGCGGGGAAGGGCGCGTTTATGCGTCGCCAGCGAGCGCACGCGGCCCatcccccgcgccgccgtcctcagCTCCAACGGCTCTCACCGCTGGACCCGCTGCCGCCTCCCGCTGCCCTGTCTCCTCCTCAACCCCACGctacccctctctctcctccattcgCCCCCGCGCCGCTGTCCTCCACCGTCGCCGGTGGCTTGCGGGGCCGaatccgccgccaccaccctccgCCGCCCTAACCCGGCTCCGCCGGGGAGCTCACCTCCAACGCTCGCCCCCGCCCGTCCCTAGCCCACTAGCTGTCCACCTGCCGCCCCCAGCCGGCGGCGTCCCCACCGCATTGCaacccgcctccgccgccgtacCTCCCTACCCCCACCCCCTTTTCGAAGGTCGGCGGCCATGAACCTCCCCCGACAGCTCAAAACCCGAAAACCCtaacctgggtggtcgccggcggaacgccgccgcgccgcgccatcccgtcaccc containing:
- the LOC117860952 gene encoding uncharacterized protein, which produces MRLNKVEVNLRRLLEAAPRQQNPAKLVHYVTTARELLEQLGAETTPEGISSVSKAKLSEYSEKIEALAARLAASVPENEKPDVESREEEISEEIAKAESPISLSSGLRRRSAAHVEVRASQQERKGDIGAPIKLDAEAQAHIEKHRKLQEDLTDEMVELARQLKESSLMMNQSVQETEKILDSTERAVEHSLASTGRATSRAAEVYSLTSKTTCFQWLLILVMTCVFVMVVLLIRIT
- the LOC117861970 gene encoding auxin-responsive protein SAUR72 — protein: MKEIRAMRALLDRCRSSKKARGRPPEGCLAVYVGPARERFVVRAECVNHRLFRALLEEAEEARGPYGYAADGPLELPCDAAAFARAVAAIEREMAGERRTAVGGAGGIVWAAQHRTVAVVVAGGRQVMTVG